A genomic region of Mesobacillus jeotgali contains the following coding sequences:
- the sigK gene encoding RNA polymerase sporulation sigma factor SigK, producing the protein MSGILTALGYLVKEVILLVSYVKNNAFPQPLSAADERKYLRLMANGDPHARNMLIEHNLRLVAHIVKKFENTGEDSEDLISIGTIGLIKAIESYSEGKGTKLATYAARCIENEILMHLRALKKTKKDVSLHDPIGQDKEGNEISLIDVLKSESEDVIDTIQLNMELEKVKEYIDVLDEREKEVIVGRFGLDLKKEKTQREIAKELGISRSYVSRIEKRALMKMFHEFYRAEKEKKKNKGQ; encoded by the coding sequence ATGTCGGGCATACTAACTGCACTCGGGTACTTAGTTAAAGAAGTGATTCTTCTTGTTTCGTATGTTAAAAACAATGCATTTCCTCAACCGTTATCTGCAGCTGATGAGCGGAAGTATTTAAGGTTGATGGCAAATGGCGACCCACACGCAAGAAACATGCTGATTGAGCACAACCTGAGACTTGTCGCACATATCGTGAAAAAGTTCGAAAACACCGGCGAGGATTCGGAGGATTTGATTTCTATCGGAACAATTGGCCTGATCAAGGCAATCGAAAGCTATTCGGAAGGCAAAGGAACCAAACTGGCCACATACGCTGCTCGCTGCATTGAGAACGAGATACTTATGCATTTGCGCGCATTGAAGAAAACTAAAAAGGATGTTTCATTGCATGACCCTATCGGCCAGGACAAAGAAGGAAATGAAATTTCGCTGATTGATGTCCTGAAGTCTGAATCAGAAGATGTCATTGATACCATCCAGCTCAATATGGAGCTTGAAAAAGTAAAAGAATATATCGATGTCCTCGATGAGCGTGAAAAAGAGGTCATTGTTGGCCGCTTTGGCCTTGATTTAAAGAAGGAAAAAACGCAGCGGGAAATTGCCAAAGAACTTGGAATCTCGAGAAGTTATGTTTCCAGAATCGAGAAGAGGGCGTTGATGAAAATGTTTCATGAGTTTTATCGTGCCGAAAAGGAAAAGAAAAAGAATAAAGGGCAATAA
- a CDS encoding YrzI family small protein: MTLNILFFTITINKRQMSLEEIRHNEMVEKMVEDNKTRQTMLRPF, translated from the coding sequence ATGACCTTAAATATCTTGTTTTTTACAATTACAATCAACAAACGCCAAATGTCTTTAGAAGAAATTCGCCATAACGAAATGGTAGAAAAAATGGTTGAAGATAACAAAACCCGTCAAACAATGCTGCGCCCGTTTTAA
- a CDS encoding DsrE/DsrF/DrsH-like family protein yields MEQQAPSLAVILLSEDLEKLHAGALVGSVASMSGMTVNVFVTMNALKSFRKDSFETTDFITGTIGKEMLAKKIPLFDSLLQEGKDMGELNIYGCALAMDIMDWQEEDMIDVFDGVIGVTKFLGMTQGATVITM; encoded by the coding sequence ATGGAACAGCAAGCACCATCTTTAGCGGTCATTTTATTATCGGAAGATCTTGAAAAGCTGCATGCAGGAGCACTTGTAGGGTCAGTTGCATCAATGTCAGGCATGACTGTGAATGTATTCGTCACAATGAACGCATTGAAATCTTTCCGCAAAGACAGCTTTGAAACTACTGATTTCATCACTGGAACTATTGGCAAGGAAATGCTGGCTAAGAAGATCCCATTGTTCGATTCACTTTTACAGGAAGGTAAAGATATGGGAGAGCTTAATATTTACGGATGCGCACTAGCGATGGACATCATGGATTGGCAAGAAGAAGACATGATTGATGTATTTGATGGAGTAATCGGGGTTACAAAATTCCTTGGTATGACTCAAGGTGCAACAGTTATTACAATGTAA